A stretch of the Aegilops tauschii subsp. strangulata cultivar AL8/78 chromosome 4, Aet v6.0, whole genome shotgun sequence genome encodes the following:
- the LOC109745945 gene encoding psbP-like protein 1, chloroplastic, which produces MDGWPLRDWKKKKIGKSRAEQRSPSARTAMATATSLSLHGHGLGLPSPTAKTPARRLLSVTVRAMAPASPSKGDAAAGESSPSPRRQVLVAGAAVAAAALVSRPAPAALAAADGKFMPVIDRKAGYSFVYPFGWQEVSVQGQDKVYKDVIEPLESVSINMIPTTKEDIRDLGPPDQVAEALVRKVLSPPTQKTKLIEAKETDIDGRAYYTFEFTAQAPNFTRHALGTITIANGKFYTLATGANERRWDKMKDRLHTIVDSFKIETKV; this is translated from the exons ATGGATGGGTGGCCATTGAGGGattggaagaagaagaagataggGAAGAGCCGAGCAGAGCAGAGGAGTCCCAGCGCGCGCACAGCCATGGCCACCGCAACCTCCTTATCCCTCCACGGCCATGGCCTCGGCCTCCCTTCCCCGACCGCCAAGACGCCGGCGCGGAGGCTGCTCTCCGTCACCGTCAGGGCCATGGCGCCGGCCAGCCCCAGCAAAG GTGACGCGGCTGCGGGGGAGAGCTCCCCTTCCCCGCGGCGGCAGGTGCTCGTGGCCGGGGCTGCCGTGGCCGCCGCGGCGCTCGTCTCCCGGCCCGCCCCGGCGGCAT tggcggcggcggacggcaagTTCATGCCGGTCATCGACCGGAAGGCCGGCTACTCCTTCGTCTACCCATTCGGATGGCAG GAGGTGTCTGTGCAAGGGCAGGACAAGGTGTACAAGGACGTGATCGAGCCGCTGGAGAGCGTCAGCATCAACATGATCCCCACCACCAAGGAAGACATCCGCGACCTCGGCCCACCCGACCAG GTCGCCGAGGCTTTGGTACGGAAAGTCCTATCTCCGCCCACGCAGAAGACCAAGTTGATCGAGGCGAAAGAG ACCGATATCGATGGAAGAGCTTACTACACTTTCGAGTTCACGGCTCAGGCTCCAAATTTCACAAGACATGCACTTGGCACAATTACCATAGCAAATG GCAAGTTTTACACGTTGGCGACTGGTGCAAACGAGAGGAGATGGGACAAGATGAAGGATAGGCTACATACAATCGTCGACTCCTTCAAAATTGAAACAAAAGTGTGA